A part of Syntrophales bacterium genomic DNA contains:
- a CDS encoding glutamine synthetase family protein, translated as MLACKTKEDVLKVVKEREVSFIQFWFTDILGMLKVFAITPSELEEGLEEGMGFDGSSIQGFCRIEESDMIARPDPTTFQIIPWRPMDRPVARMFCDILNPDGTPYEGDPRYALKRALKKAEEKGYTFYVGPELEYFYFVSDDSPQILDKGGYFDGLPIDRGTDLRRQTVFALQDMGIRVEYSHHEVAPSQHEIDLRYDDALSMADKVMTYRTAVKEIARQNGVYATFMPKPLFGQNGSGMHTHQSLFKGNKNAFFDPQDKYHLSEVGKQYIAGLLKHAREITAVCNQWVNSYKRLVPGYEAPVYVSWARRNRSTMIRVPMYKPGKEQATRIEFRSPDPACNPYLAFAVMLAAGLKGIEMKYELPDPIEEDIFEMDEKAREKAGIESLPGSLYEALQITSKSDLVREALGDHIFDKFIENKKVEWDRFRTHVSQYEIEKYLPML; from the coding sequence ATGTTAGCATGCAAAACAAAAGAGGACGTTTTAAAAGTTGTCAAAGAGCGTGAGGTCAGTTTTATCCAGTTCTGGTTCACCGATATACTCGGAATGTTGAAAGTATTCGCCATTACACCTTCCGAACTGGAAGAAGGACTCGAAGAAGGAATGGGGTTCGATGGTTCATCCATCCAGGGATTTTGCAGGATAGAGGAAAGCGATATGATCGCTCGACCAGATCCTACAACATTTCAGATTATCCCGTGGAGACCAATGGACAGGCCTGTTGCACGCATGTTTTGTGATATACTCAATCCTGATGGAACACCTTACGAGGGCGATCCTAGATATGCATTAAAACGAGCGTTAAAAAAAGCAGAAGAGAAAGGTTACACTTTTTACGTAGGTCCTGAACTCGAGTACTTCTACTTTGTGAGTGACGATTCTCCCCAGATCCTAGATAAAGGTGGCTATTTTGACGGGCTGCCAATTGACAGAGGAACAGACCTTCGCAGACAGACAGTGTTTGCGCTTCAAGACATGGGAATAAGGGTTGAATACTCCCATCACGAGGTTGCCCCCAGCCAACACGAGATAGATTTACGGTACGACGATGCTCTTTCTATGGCTGATAAAGTTATGACTTACCGAACAGCTGTTAAGGAAATAGCAAGGCAAAACGGGGTCTACGCAACATTCATGCCCAAACCTCTGTTTGGACAGAACGGAAGCGGGATGCACACACATCAATCCCTCTTCAAGGGAAATAAAAACGCCTTTTTCGATCCACAAGACAAGTATCACCTCTCAGAAGTGGGAAAACAATACATTGCAGGCCTTCTAAAACATGCTCGAGAAATCACAGCGGTATGCAACCAGTGGGTCAATTCCTACAAACGTCTCGTGCCTGGATATGAAGCTCCTGTATACGTATCCTGGGCACGGCGTAACAGGTCAACGATGATTCGTGTTCCCATGTATAAACCTGGAAAAGAACAGGCAACCAGAATAGAGTTCAGATCTCCCGATCCGGCTTGCAACCCCTACCTGGCTTTTGCAGTGATGCTTGCTGCGGGCCTAAAAGGTATAGAAATGAAATATGAACTGCCGGATCCGATAGAAGAGGACATCTTTGAAATGGATGAAAAAGCAAGGGAAAAAGCTGGTATAGAATCCCTTCCTGGAAGCCTCTACGAAGCTTTACAGATAACTTCAAAGAGCGATCTAGTTCGTGAAGCCCTTGGTGATCATATTTTCGATAAATTCATCGAAAACAAAAAGGTTGAGTGGGACCGTTTTAGAACACACGTGAGTCAGTATGAGATTGAAAAATACCTGCCGATGCTATAA
- a CDS encoding FAD-dependent oxidoreductase, which yields MRQKEEPNQYTITISGMENGMRVDSRVLEERIQNAVKEGHRKIHVIAYGQHGIGGRLWSAGRDQVFLKISGAPGQRLGSMGAPNTFIEVDGPASDDVGWLNTGAQIVIRGHASNGTGNAMAQGKIFVAGDIGARGMTMTKHNPRYDPPELWVLGSVGDAFAEFMAGGIAVICGWNTDRVDNILGHRPCVGMVGGKIFFRGKHKGYSEEDAMIKEPDDEEWNWLSNNLQNFLKIIGLPELFHELGTKRNDWLVLVARKPHERKQNIAKNIKQFREEVWERELGTGGLIGDIIDIDKSSIEVITTGDLRRFIPVWENGKYFPPCQANCPTGIPVQKRWELIRKGLVKEAIDLSLHYTPFPATVCGHLCPNLCMENCTRKTMKFSPVDVTVLGKASLEAQPPSPLPKSGHKIAVIGGGPAGLSVAWQLWMKGHEPEIFEQSETIGGKITSLIPTSRIPEEVVAHELKRIEERIRIHTNFHVTKEKFLMLKEKYTFVIIAAGAQKPRMLPVPGIEKSIPATHFLKQSKQGNIKVGKKVVVIGAGNVGCDVAVEAIRGGATEVTLIDIQQPASFGKERKAAEAVGAQFRWPCFTDRITDEGVFLKDGSFIAADTVVVAIGDQPDLDFLPPEIPTSKGFIVVDKNYQTSDPQVFAIGDVVRQGLLTEAIGAGRFVAEIIDGIIRDKRKIFEQKLTVDPKRVKLEYLEARNPTINSLELWAENCASCGVCRDCGVCESICPQGAITRTQKNGNEFEYQTNDEKCIGCGFCVNACPTGVWCLIENTPVE from the coding sequence ATGAGACAAAAAGAAGAACCGAACCAGTATACAATTACAATTTCGGGTATGGAGAACGGAATGCGCGTCGATTCCCGGGTATTGGAGGAGCGCATTCAAAATGCAGTTAAAGAAGGACATCGGAAAATCCATGTAATAGCGTACGGTCAACATGGGATAGGTGGTCGCTTATGGTCTGCCGGTAGGGATCAGGTATTCCTAAAGATATCTGGTGCACCTGGTCAAAGGCTAGGATCAATGGGAGCTCCCAATACGTTTATAGAAGTGGACGGGCCAGCCTCAGACGACGTAGGGTGGTTAAATACTGGTGCTCAAATTGTCATAAGAGGTCACGCCTCGAATGGAACAGGTAACGCCATGGCGCAGGGGAAGATATTCGTAGCCGGTGATATTGGTGCTCGGGGTATGACGATGACAAAACATAACCCACGCTACGATCCACCAGAACTTTGGGTCCTAGGTAGTGTGGGTGACGCATTTGCTGAGTTTATGGCAGGGGGGATTGCCGTAATATGTGGATGGAACACGGACCGAGTTGACAACATCTTGGGTCATCGTCCCTGTGTGGGAATGGTTGGTGGCAAGATCTTCTTCCGTGGGAAACACAAAGGATACAGCGAAGAAGATGCAATGATAAAGGAACCGGATGATGAGGAGTGGAACTGGCTTTCTAATAATTTACAGAATTTCCTAAAGATCATCGGATTGCCAGAGCTCTTCCATGAACTGGGTACCAAAAGAAACGACTGGCTCGTCCTGGTAGCCAGAAAACCCCATGAGAGGAAACAGAACATAGCAAAAAATATAAAGCAGTTTCGTGAAGAAGTTTGGGAGAGAGAACTAGGAACAGGTGGACTAATAGGTGATATTATAGACATAGATAAAAGTTCTATAGAGGTGATTACCACTGGAGATCTACGGAGGTTCATCCCAGTCTGGGAAAACGGTAAGTATTTCCCTCCGTGTCAAGCAAACTGTCCCACTGGAATACCCGTCCAAAAAAGGTGGGAATTAATTCGCAAGGGTCTCGTAAAAGAAGCCATTGATCTATCTCTACACTACACTCCGTTCCCCGCAACAGTCTGCGGGCATCTCTGCCCAAATTTGTGCATGGAAAACTGCACAAGAAAAACAATGAAGTTTTCGCCGGTGGATGTCACAGTTCTTGGCAAAGCGAGCTTAGAGGCACAGCCGCCTTCACCCTTGCCCAAAAGTGGTCACAAGATAGCCGTCATTGGGGGAGGTCCAGCTGGTTTGTCTGTCGCCTGGCAACTCTGGATGAAAGGCCATGAACCTGAAATCTTCGAACAATCAGAAACAATAGGAGGAAAAATCACATCCCTAATTCCCACGAGTCGCATACCAGAGGAAGTTGTCGCACATGAGTTGAAACGAATAGAGGAGAGGATACGTATTCACACCAATTTCCACGTAACTAAAGAAAAATTCTTAATGCTTAAGGAAAAATACACATTTGTCATAATCGCTGCAGGAGCTCAGAAGCCCCGGATGCTTCCCGTACCTGGAATTGAAAAGAGCATCCCTGCAACGCACTTTCTCAAACAGAGTAAACAAGGAAACATCAAAGTGGGCAAAAAGGTGGTGGTGATCGGTGCCGGTAACGTGGGTTGTGACGTGGCCGTGGAGGCCATTCGCGGAGGAGCCACAGAAGTCACGTTAATAGATATACAGCAACCTGCTTCCTTCGGCAAGGAACGTAAAGCGGCGGAAGCAGTGGGTGCCCAATTCCGCTGGCCTTGTTTCACAGATCGCATAACCGATGAAGGCGTATTCTTAAAAGACGGAAGCTTCATCGCTGCAGACACAGTTGTCGTAGCCATAGGCGATCAACCAGATCTCGATTTTCTACCCCCAGAAATACCTACTTCGAAAGGTTTCATCGTAGTGGATAAAAACTATCAAACCAGTGATCCCCAGGTGTTTGCGATTGGTGATGTAGTGAGACAGGGTCTTCTAACAGAAGCGATAGGGGCCGGTCGGTTTGTCGCAGAAATAATCGACGGTATCATCAGGGATAAGAGGAAAATTTTTGAACAAAAACTTACAGTGGATCCCAAAAGGGTAAAACTGGAGTACTTAGAGGCGCGCAATCCTACAATCAACAGTTTAGAGTTATGGGCAGAAAACTGTGCTTCCTGTGGTGTGTGTCGTGATTGCGGTGTTTGCGAATCGATATGTCCCCAGGGGGCAATAACGAGAACCCAAAAGAATGGCAACGAATTCGAATACCAAACAAACGATGAAAAATGCATAGGCTGTGGTTTTTGCGTAAACGCGTGTCCCACAGGAGTTTGGTGTCTCATAGAAAACACACCGGTGGAATGA
- the carA gene encoding glutamine-hydrolyzing carbamoyl-phosphate synthase small subunit has product MKKLTLPALLVLEDGSVFEGKAFAGRGEVFGEVVFNTGMTGYQEVLTDPSYYGQIVTMTYPLIGNYGINDEDMESATIYMEGFIVKEYQPYPSNWRSQRTLGEFLEAHGKIGIEDIDTRALTRRIRDKGAMKGAISTETTDVNALLEKLKAYPSLVGKDLVSPITTPKPYLWERGTRKWIEYDLKSISKQLGRPLIVVVDCGVKFSILRCLEALDCKVLVVPAHTSSEEILSSEPDGVLLSNGPGDPAALTYVVDTVRKLLGIVPIFGICLGHQILGLALGGKTEKLKFGHRGLNQPVLNQLKGKIEITSQNHGFIVTPVSLQKSSIIHMNLNDETVEGIYFPEIMAIGVQYHPEAAPGPHDTRYIFEIFIDLIKNRGTNAQKK; this is encoded by the coding sequence ATGAAAAAACTCACTCTTCCAGCTTTGCTTGTCCTTGAAGACGGGAGCGTCTTCGAGGGAAAAGCATTTGCTGGAAGAGGAGAGGTTTTCGGGGAAGTTGTCTTTAACACCGGGATGACCGGCTATCAGGAAGTCCTCACAGATCCCTCTTATTACGGACAGATCGTAACGATGACCTACCCGTTAATAGGTAATTACGGGATTAACGATGAAGACATGGAATCAGCGACAATCTACATGGAAGGATTCATAGTAAAGGAATACCAACCTTATCCCAGTAACTGGCGCTCCCAGAGAACACTAGGTGAGTTTTTAGAAGCACATGGGAAAATCGGTATAGAGGACATAGATACGAGAGCTTTGACCCGCAGGATACGCGATAAAGGAGCCATGAAAGGGGCAATCTCCACAGAAACCACAGATGTAAACGCACTCCTTGAAAAGCTTAAGGCTTACCCTAGCCTTGTAGGAAAAGATCTTGTGTCTCCCATTACGACTCCTAAACCGTACTTATGGGAACGGGGAACCAGAAAATGGATAGAATATGATCTGAAAAGCATCTCCAAACAGTTGGGAAGACCCTTAATTGTCGTTGTTGATTGTGGGGTTAAATTCAGCATTCTCCGCTGTTTAGAGGCACTGGATTGTAAAGTACTAGTGGTTCCTGCGCATACGTCGTCAGAAGAGATATTGTCTTCCGAACCGGACGGTGTGCTGCTCTCCAACGGTCCCGGTGATCCAGCAGCACTAACTTACGTAGTGGATACAGTCAGAAAACTATTGGGAATAGTTCCTATTTTTGGCATATGCCTCGGCCACCAGATTCTAGGGTTGGCGTTGGGTGGAAAAACAGAAAAACTAAAATTTGGTCACCGTGGTCTCAATCAACCAGTGCTGAATCAATTGAAAGGAAAAATTGAGATAACCTCCCAGAACCATGGTTTCATAGTGACCCCCGTTTCCCTTCAAAAAAGCAGCATAATACACATGAACCTCAATGACGAAACTGTGGAGGGTATATACTTCCCAGAGATCATGGCCATAGGTGTCCAGTATCATCCTGAAGCAGCCCCCGGGCCGCACGATACAAGGTACATCTTTGAAATCTTTATCGACTTGATAAAAAACAGAGGAACAAATGCCCAAAAGAAATGA
- a CDS encoding glutamate synthase-related protein, with translation MGKVAPSTLGTRDLPWRIIWNKEICALCGRCTAVCPVRAIELAVHRKRVIDISIGLLQRPSNVYGIYYGIDQHTDPNRACNGCGMCNLVCPNNAIFPVHSEEIDKWRFHNNLGGSPRRRGGRRNATDSTLDKIKFIRISMLTDPALDAGRHEFELRTLLGRILPPEEMIRIQSEDGWIPPVREIYPLIIGSMSFGALSPNMWEGLMMGVAYLNEELGMPVRMCTGEGGCPPRLLKSRFLKYLILQVASGYFGWDEIIHALPDMVEDPCAVEIKYGQGAKPGDGGLLEWYKVNKLIAAIRGVPRGVSLPSPPTHQTMYSIEESVAKMIQSMAMAWGFRVPVYPKISGTSTALAVLNNLTRNPYAAALAIDGEDGGTGAAYNVSLDHMGHPIASNIRDAYLNLVKVGKQNEIPLFAAGGVGKTGNLAANAAALIMLGASGVQVGKYILQAAGGCVGSENDRCNICNTGQCPKGITSQDPRLYRRLDPEKVAERTVDIFVSFDTELKKIVAPLGRSTSLPIGMSDAIGISDYHAAKRLEIKYVV, from the coding sequence GTGGGAAAAGTTGCCCCGTCAACACTGGGGACAAGAGACCTCCCGTGGAGAATCATCTGGAATAAAGAGATATGTGCTCTCTGCGGCAGGTGCACAGCGGTTTGCCCCGTAAGGGCTATAGAACTTGCCGTGCACAGAAAAAGGGTCATAGATATCTCTATCGGTCTCTTGCAGAGGCCCTCCAATGTTTACGGAATTTACTACGGCATAGATCAACATACCGACCCAAATCGCGCCTGTAACGGATGTGGCATGTGCAACCTGGTCTGTCCTAATAACGCTATCTTCCCCGTTCATAGTGAGGAAATTGATAAATGGCGTTTTCACAACAACCTGGGTGGTTCACCGCGAAGAAGGGGGGGTAGAAGAAACGCGACCGACAGTACTCTCGACAAAATAAAATTCATCCGTATCTCCATGTTAACCGACCCTGCTCTCGATGCGGGACGTCACGAATTCGAGCTACGCACGCTTCTCGGGAGAATTCTTCCACCTGAAGAGATGATCAGGATTCAAAGCGAAGACGGTTGGATACCACCGGTTCGGGAAATTTATCCTCTCATCATTGGTAGCATGTCCTTTGGTGCACTTTCACCAAACATGTGGGAGGGCCTTATGATGGGCGTTGCTTACCTGAACGAAGAACTGGGCATGCCCGTAAGGATGTGTACCGGAGAAGGAGGTTGTCCTCCAAGACTTCTGAAATCCCGCTTTTTGAAATACCTCATCCTCCAGGTTGCAAGTGGATATTTCGGTTGGGACGAGATCATCCATGCACTACCGGACATGGTGGAGGACCCATGTGCAGTGGAGATAAAGTACGGTCAGGGGGCGAAGCCCGGAGATGGTGGGTTACTGGAGTGGTACAAGGTGAATAAACTAATCGCCGCAATAAGGGGGGTGCCTCGCGGCGTTAGCTTGCCAAGTCCACCAACACATCAAACGATGTATTCCATAGAAGAATCTGTAGCGAAAATGATCCAGTCAATGGCCATGGCTTGGGGTTTCAGGGTGCCGGTGTATCCCAAAATTTCAGGAACAAGCACCGCTCTGGCAGTGCTAAACAACCTCACAAGAAACCCATACGCCGCCGCCCTAGCCATCGACGGCGAGGATGGCGGAACAGGCGCGGCATATAACGTCTCTCTTGATCACATGGGCCATCCCATAGCGAGTAATATACGTGATGCCTACTTAAATCTCGTTAAAGTGGGCAAACAAAATGAAATTCCTCTCTTCGCCGCCGGTGGAGTTGGAAAAACAGGAAACCTAGCTGCTAATGCCGCAGCACTCATCATGTTGGGTGCAAGCGGTGTCCAGGTAGGCAAGTACATACTCCAAGCTGCAGGGGGCTGCGTAGGCTCAGAAAATGACCGTTGCAACATCTGTAATACAGGTCAATGTCCCAAAGGCATCACTTCTCAGGATCCAAGACTGTACAGACGTCTAGACCCTGAAAAGGTTGCGGAACGCACAGTAGACATATTTGTCAGCTTTGACACCGAACTAAAAAAAATCGTAGCACCCTTAGGGCGTTCAACTTCACTTCCCATAGGTATGTCCGATGCCATTGGGATTTCAGACTACCATGCCGCAAAGAGGCTGGAAATAAAATATGTAGTTTAG
- a CDS encoding glutamate synthase, whose product MCRLFAVTSENPLSPMFAFNALDVMREGHDGSGVGLFMTDLSGDFEKLRDYPILSGTFSREGVKYLDSFMNEHQFNLVDEISIYPRRDPPPGTPKRDLYLIRVYSCPPNWNELGSEEREFHLLRIRLHLQKRGLDDGSMFVFSFWPDVIMIKEVGDPLTIAEYLSLDRKELSARIILAQGRQNTNYSINIYACHPFFIQGFSTMTNGENTAFVPIKEFLKSRDFPGYTGYYSDSEVFTHILHYTMKHLGLSLEMFKHIITPLTDEELRQHEDGNWLRMLKIACRPLIIDGPNCVIGCTPDKTLFMVQDSKKLRPGVAGGIPGIFVFSSEMCGLEAAIPHRDKEKDFQPLKYDMAIVRKDRRKLEKWSQWEKLPRQHWGQETSRGESSGIKRYVLSAAGAQRFAP is encoded by the coding sequence ATGTGCAGATTGTTTGCAGTCACAAGTGAAAACCCTCTTTCGCCAATGTTTGCCTTTAATGCACTCGACGTTATGCGCGAGGGACACGACGGGTCAGGTGTGGGTTTGTTCATGACGGACCTGTCCGGAGATTTCGAAAAGCTGAGAGATTATCCCATTCTCTCAGGAACTTTCTCAAGGGAAGGTGTCAAATATCTCGATTCTTTCATGAACGAACATCAATTTAATTTGGTGGATGAAATCTCTATATACCCAAGAAGAGATCCACCTCCTGGAACACCGAAAAGGGATCTTTACCTGATAAGGGTCTACTCTTGCCCTCCAAATTGGAATGAACTTGGGAGCGAAGAAAGAGAATTTCATCTTTTGAGAATCCGCCTTCACCTTCAAAAGAGGGGATTAGATGATGGTTCTATGTTTGTCTTCAGCTTTTGGCCGGATGTGATCATGATCAAAGAGGTTGGAGATCCCCTAACCATCGCGGAATATCTCTCTTTGGATCGTAAAGAACTATCTGCTCGAATTATCTTAGCCCAAGGTCGTCAGAATACAAATTATTCCATCAACATTTACGCCTGTCATCCCTTCTTCATACAGGGATTCTCTACAATGACGAACGGAGAGAATACAGCTTTCGTACCCATAAAAGAATTTCTGAAATCGCGGGATTTCCCAGGATACACCGGATACTATTCAGATTCTGAGGTGTTTACCCACATTCTGCATTACACGATGAAGCATCTTGGGCTAAGTTTGGAAATGTTCAAGCACATTATAACACCACTAACAGATGAGGAACTGAGACAGCACGAAGATGGTAATTGGCTGCGCATGCTAAAGATAGCATGTCGCCCTCTCATTATCGATGGTCCAAACTGTGTCATAGGCTGCACACCCGATAAAACACTGTTCATGGTCCAGGATAGCAAGAAATTGCGTCCGGGTGTAGCAGGAGGAATACCGGGAATATTTGTTTTTTCATCAGAAATGTGTGGATTGGAAGCAGCAATACCGCACCGTGATAAAGAGAAAGACTTCCAACCACTCAAGTACGACATGGCAATTGTAAGAAAAGACAGGAGGAAACTCGAAAAATGGAGCCAGTGGGAAAAGTTGCCCCGTCAACACTGGGGACAAGAGACCTCCCGTGGAGAATCATCTGGAATAAAGAGATATGTGCTCTCTGCGGCAGGTGCACAGCGGTTTGCCCCGTAA